A region from the Rosa rugosa chromosome 6, drRosRugo1.1, whole genome shotgun sequence genome encodes:
- the LOC133716927 gene encoding DUF724 domain-containing protein 7-like encodes MEEQESNGGHNPVGKTFTSNKVLIQYKTLVSDKDPTKPLVEHTTVGLLRPPPPADNAEEEENDVVDAFHLEGWWTGLVMSVVGEKYGVGTFKKPPDYLELERSKLRSHWDWDHGVWTRAPRQVLRGSNYKPWTPVEVNLEKDHLWSSWLPAFFIGQVGGDSFLVQYKYKTLENDDKNGLVKEVVTDHQIRPRPPQQEEKDFHLSQMVDAFCDMGWWVGDITEVLTHKRYIVTFRFTKEEKEFCHSELRCHLEWIGKQWVTSGSVCMLSFCLYRDHGWMCSKFPSEVSFCYYIFIQEFQSTNDRGIQPRHAREISSNSVGKTPCHTKFRMKQLSPCMDKLPCERTKDKLKISQHPSDDSTFLSPTPCKKLKGEDSEDTLSLAQSYQWKTPAKTSKRKGLFTDEETNEQQQFEQLDSLAINFVKRGRQPNSQFVKRGRKGIPRKLHVSNGSKSVRGDQEYIEDENVMTKIESFGNPSEPEAIGGLHAGNSCLLPVKEIKHGNEDKVSSGIKGKKKQAELLVQHPKDPAAGCMNDILEKPANPRGNQNLATYQRKKRFKLTGNPAGTVNQQEKSPNLPFVKNSPLWEHLESMEVFKNFPQKPQFHFAVNLNPVFREGAAIGSMLAFASLVEKISNLRVDDPRELIESYLKGLVEMELMGFDVKALRHRLTELLDIKIKLGQLQKQSKEVKLRITGSTHDTTTYDETITGIDKKIKDLQEKRMMAVSMKEVKVSEISRLQAEATAINEDIQSIRCDFGNLVAAEW; translated from the exons ATGGAGGAGCAGGAGAGCAATGGTGGCCATAACCCTGTTGG AAAGACCTTTACTTCCAACAAGGTTTTGATTCAGTACAAGACTCTTGTCTCCGACAAGGACCCCACCAAGCCACTTGTCGAGCACACCACCGTGGGGCTTCTCCGGCCGCCGCCTCCGGCTGACAatgcggaggaggaggagaacgacGTCGTTGATGCTTTTCACCTTGAAGGTTGGTGGACTGGGTTGGTGATGAGTGTTGTGGGGGAGAAGTATGGTGTGGGGACGTTTAAGAAACCGCCGGATTATTTGGAGCTAGAGCGCAGTAAGTTGAGGTCACATTGGGATTGGGACCATGGGGTTTGGACCAGAGCCCCAAGACAG GTGTTGAGGGGATCAAATTACAAGCCATGGACACCAGTTGAAGTGAATCTGGAAAAAGATCATCTATGGTCTTCATGGTTACCTGCATTTTTTATTGGTCAAGTAGGGGGTGACTCTTTTTTGGTGCAATACAAATATAAGACCCTAGAAAATGATGATAAAAATGGTCTTGTTAAAGAAGTTGTAACTGATCACCAGATTCGACCTCGCCCTCCACAGCAAGAGGAAAAAGATTTTCACTTGTCGCAAATGGTGGATGCGTTCTGTGATATGGGTTGGTGGGTAGGGGACATTACAGAAGTTCTTACGCACAAGAGGTACATTGTCACTTTCAGATTCACAAAGGAGGAGAAGGAGTTTTGTCATTCAGAGTTAAGGTGCCACTTGGAATGGATTGGTAAACAATGGGTGACTAGCGGTTCGGTATGTATGCTTTCCTTTTGTTTATACAGGGATCATGGCT GGATGTGTTCAAAATTCCCTTCAGAGGTTTCATTTTGCTACTATATTTTCATACAG GAATTTCAATCTACTAATGATCGTGGAATACAACCAAGACATGCAAGGGAAATTTCCAGTAATTCTGTAGGCAAAACACCTTGTCATACCAAGTTTAGGATGAAGCAATTGAGTCCTTGCATGGATAAGTTACCTTGTGAAAGAACCAAAGACAAACTGAAAATATCTCAGCATCCTAGTGATGATTCAACATTTTTAAGTCCCACTCCCTGCAAGAAATTAAAAGGGGAAGATTCAGAAGACACCTTGTCTCTTGCACAATCCTATCAATGGAAAACCCCAGCTAAAACATCCAAGAGGAAAGGCCTATTTACTGATGAAGAG acgaatgagcaacagCAGTTCGAACAACTGGATAGTCTAGCAATCAATTTTGTAAAAAGGGGGAGACAACCAAACTCACAATTTGTAAAACGTGGAAGGAAGGGTATACCCCGAAAATTGCATG TCAGCAATGGCAGTAAAAGTGTAAGAGGTGACCAAGAATACATTGAAGATGAAAATGTAATGACCAAGATTGAATCTTTTGGTAACCCGTCAGAGCCTGAAGCAATTGGGGGCTTGCATGCTGGAAATTCATGTTTGCTTCCTGTGAAG GAGATTAAACATGGTAATGAAGATAAAGTGAGCAGTGGAataaaagggaagaaaaaacAGGCTGAGTTACTTGTTCAACACCCAAAAGATCCAGCAGCAG GTTGTATGAATGATATACTTGAAAAGCCTGCAAATCCAAGGGGGAACCAAAACCTGGCAACTtaccaaagaaagaaaaggttCAAACTGACAG GTAACCCTGCTGGGACTGTCAACCAACAAGAAAAAAGTCCAAATCTGCCTTTTGTGAAGAATTCTCCACTATGGGAACATCTTGAATCCATGGAAGTATTCAAAAACTTTCCGCAGAAGCCGCAATTTCATTTTGCGGTGAACTTGAATCCTGTATTTCGTGAAGGAGCAGCCATCGGCAGTATGTTAGCCTTTGCTTCTTTGGTTGAGAAGATTTCCAATTTACGAGTTGATGATCCTAGAGAATTAATCGAAAGCTATTTGAAAGGACTAGTTGAAATGGAATTGATGGGATTTGATGTCAAAGCACTAAGGCATCGTCTGACTGAATTGCTAGACATTAAAATAAAGTTGGGACAGCTTCAGAAACAATCAAAGGAAGTTAAACTTAGGATCACAGGGAGTACTCATGACACAACCACCTATGATGAAACAATCACTGGGATTGACAAGAAGATTAAGGACTTACAAGAAAAACGGATGATGGCAGTGTCAATGAAAGAGGTCAAAGTTTCTGAAATTAGCAGGTTGCAAGCAGAAGCAACAGCTATCAATGAAGACATCCAGAGTATCAGGTGTGATTTTGGAAACCTAGTGGCTGCTGAATGGTGA
- the LOC133715283 gene encoding uncharacterized protein LOC133715283 isoform X2, which produces MKQLSPCMDKLPCERTKDKLKISQHPSDDSTFLSPTPCKKLKGEDSEDTLSLAQSYQWKTPAKTSKRKGLFTDEETNEQQQFEQLDSLAINFVKRGRQPNSQFVKRGRKVSNGSKSVRGDQEYIEDENVMTKIESFGNPSEPEAIGGLHAGNSCLLPVKEIKHGNEDKVSSGIKGKKKQAELLVQHPKDPAAGCMNDILEKPANPRGNQNLATYQRKKRFKLTGVKHNGTGVFTDVEVSKLMLLNI; this is translated from the exons ATGAAGCAATTGAGTCCTTGCATGGATAAGTTACCTTGTGAAAGAACCAAAGACAAACTGAAAATATCTCAGCATCCTAGTGATGATTCAACATTTTTAAGTCCCACTCCCTGCAAGAAATTAAAAGGGGAAGATTCAGAAGACACCTTGTCTCTTGCACAATCCTATCAATGGAAAACCCCAGCTAAAACATCCAAGAGGAAAGGCCTATTTACTGATGAAGAG acgaatgagcaacagCAGTTCGAACAACTGGATAGTCTAGCAATCAATTTTGTAAAAAGGGGGAGACAACCAAACTCACAATTTGTAAAACGTGGAAGGAAGG TCAGCAATGGCAGTAAAAGTGTAAGAGGTGACCAAGAATACATTGAAGATGAAAATGTAATGACCAAGATTGAATCTTTTGGTAACCCGTCAGAGCCTGAAGCAATTGGGGGCTTGCATGCTGGAAATTCATGTTTGCTTCCTGTGAAG GAGATTAAACATGGTAATGAAGATAAAGTGAGCAGTGGAataaaagggaagaaaaaacAGGCTGAGTTACTTGTTCAACACCCAAAAGATCCAGCAGCAG GTTGTATGAATGATATACTTGAAAAGCCTGCAAATCCAAGGGGGAACCAAAACCTGGCAACTtaccaaagaaagaaaaggttCAAACTGACAG GTGTAAAGCATAACGGAACTGGAGTTTTTACTGATGTTGAAGTGTCCAAGCTAATGTTGTTGAACATATAG
- the LOC133715283 gene encoding uncharacterized protein LOC133715283 isoform X1, which produces MKQLSPCMDKLPCERTKDKLKISQHPSDDSTFLSPTPCKKLKGEDSEDTLSLAQSYQWKTPAKTSKRKGLFTDEETNEQQQFEQLDSLAINFVKRGRQPNSQFVKRGRKGIPRKLHVSNGSKSVRGDQEYIEDENVMTKIESFGNPSEPEAIGGLHAGNSCLLPVKEIKHGNEDKVSSGIKGKKKQAELLVQHPKDPAAGCMNDILEKPANPRGNQNLATYQRKKRFKLTGVKHNGTGVFTDVEVSKLMLLNI; this is translated from the exons ATGAAGCAATTGAGTCCTTGCATGGATAAGTTACCTTGTGAAAGAACCAAAGACAAACTGAAAATATCTCAGCATCCTAGTGATGATTCAACATTTTTAAGTCCCACTCCCTGCAAGAAATTAAAAGGGGAAGATTCAGAAGACACCTTGTCTCTTGCACAATCCTATCAATGGAAAACCCCAGCTAAAACATCCAAGAGGAAAGGCCTATTTACTGATGAAGAG acgaatgagcaacagCAGTTCGAACAACTGGATAGTCTAGCAATCAATTTTGTAAAAAGGGGGAGACAACCAAACTCACAATTTGTAAAACGTGGAAGGAAGGGTATACCCCGAAAATTGCATG TCAGCAATGGCAGTAAAAGTGTAAGAGGTGACCAAGAATACATTGAAGATGAAAATGTAATGACCAAGATTGAATCTTTTGGTAACCCGTCAGAGCCTGAAGCAATTGGGGGCTTGCATGCTGGAAATTCATGTTTGCTTCCTGTGAAG GAGATTAAACATGGTAATGAAGATAAAGTGAGCAGTGGAataaaagggaagaaaaaacAGGCTGAGTTACTTGTTCAACACCCAAAAGATCCAGCAGCAG GTTGTATGAATGATATACTTGAAAAGCCTGCAAATCCAAGGGGGAACCAAAACCTGGCAACTtaccaaagaaagaaaaggttCAAACTGACAG GTGTAAAGCATAACGGAACTGGAGTTTTTACTGATGTTGAAGTGTCCAAGCTAATGTTGTTGAACATATAG